Part of the Flavobacterium alkalisoli genome is shown below.
CAAAAGTCCCGCCGGGAAATTATCAGTTTGAAGTAAATGCTACCAATTCAACAGGAAAGTGGAGTACTATAATTAAAACTATAGAGATTAAGATTTCTCCGCCTTGGTGGAAAACATGGTGGGCGTTTACGCTTTATATTATTGCTGCTATAATAGTAAGTATATTATTTATTAATTACAGCATTCAGCAGGGGCTTATTAAGAATGAGATTTTACTAAAGCAGAAGGAAGCGCAGCAATTAAGGGAAATGGACGAGGTTAAAAGCCGTTTCTTTTCCAACATAACACATGAATTAAGAACACCCATCACTTTAATTATGGGGCCTGCAGAACAATTAAAAACACTGGATAGTAAAGAACAGCAGGGCCATTTATTATCCATCATAAGTAAAAATGCAGGTAGCCTTTTAAATCTTACCAATCAGTTATTAGACATAGCAAAGCTGGAAGCAGGAGCTTTAAAACCTTATAAGCTTTGGGGTGATGTAGTTGCTGCTGTTAAACAGGTGATAGTAATGTTTAGTGAAGAAGCCTCAACAAAAAACAATGAAATTATTTTTGAAGGGCCTGAAACTGCTGAGTACTTTTTTGCACCCGATATATTAGAACGAATCCTTTATAATCTTTTGTCAAATGCCTTAAAGTATAGTTATTTAGGAGGAAAGGTTTTTGTCAGGTTTTCAGAATCTGAGAAAGGAATTGTTCTGGAGGTTCAGGATACAGGAAGAGGTATTCCCCATGATGAACAATCTAATATTTTTAAGAGGTTTTATCACATAGATGGAAAAAGTAAAGAGGTAGGTACCGGTATAGGACTATCATTGGTAAAAGAATTAATCGACTTAGAAGGAGGGACTATAGATGTAAAGAGTGATAACACCAAAAATAATCATGGTACTACTTTTACGGTTCTGCTTCCGTACAGAAAGGCGGTTGAAACCATCGATAATAATCCTCCCCAAGTTCAGGTCAATGAAAAGGATGATGATTCCGGTCTTTCTGACAGTAAACCGCTTATCCTTTTAGTAGAGGACAATAGAGAACTTGCCAATTTTATTGAAGGTAGCCTTAACCCTTATTATACTATTTATCGCGCCCAAAATGGAAAAGAAGGATTAGAGTTGGCGCTTAGTATTATGCCTGATTTGATTTTGAGCGATGTACTTATGGAAGGTATGGATGGTTTTGAAATGTGTAAGCATTTAAAATCGGATATTAATACAGACCACATTCCTGTTATAATGCTTACGGCAAAAGTGGATATGGGTAGTAAGCTGGAAGGATTGTCTTACGGTGCAGACGATTATTTGACCAAGCCATTTAATGTTACGGAACTTTTACTACGCATTGAAAACAGACTTGAGCTTTTAAAGAAACAGAGGAAATTTATATATAGGAAATTAAAACTGTTACCGGATGAGGTTGAACAGAATGTATCTGTTACAGAAGATCCTTTTCTAAATAAAATGTATGCTGTTATAGATACAAGACTCGATGATGAGACTTTTAGTATGGATGAACTGGCATCGGCACTTAATATTAGCAGGAGTAGTTTGCACCGCAAAATAAAATCTCTTACCAATATGAGTACAACCGAAATTGTAAAGATATATCGTCTTAAAAAAGCGGTTTCCCTGCTTCATGAAAACTACACAATATCTGAAGTTGCCTATAAAACAGGATTTGGTAGTCCGTCATACTTCTCTAAAAGCTTCAAAGAGGTATATTCCTTAACCCCAACGGAATATATCCAAAAAAAAGATAGTTTGAGACAATAGTTACGACATTTGAGACAATAGTTATATAGTTAAGATTAAAAAAATGTGAGGTTTACACCATTAACAATTTTTTAAACTTTATTTTAACTATGAGTAAAATTACTTTTTTTGAAAACCTCAAAAATGCCATGAAATTTTTGATTGTCAGTTTACTTTTAAACTGTACAGCAAAAATGAATGCACAGCAAACTATTACTGTGTTTGATGAGGTACTCTTTTATGACGGGTATGCCGAAACGGTAGATGAACCGGTTCCCGCAGGAGTATTTCGTTTAAGCAATTCCTGTTTTACACGCAAACTTACTGATGAAGAATTAGCTCTTTTTGGGAATAAACTAACCATGAATATTACCATTAAGGCTGCATGTGATAATTATGACAGGATAGGTAATGCTAATATTGCATTGGTTCCTAAAGGACAGGAGTCTTATAATTATGGGGAGGTAGAGCGTGTTGAGATAGCACGATATATTACTCCTTTTATGAATAAGAACATTCAGCCTGATGAGGTACCTTATACGTTTGATATGGATAATGTAGCATTACTGTTTCAGGATCCCGTTATTCTTGCCGATTATGATATATGGATTGAACTTGAGTTGTTTGGGGTTCCTTATGCAGCTAATCAGCAGGTGAGTGGCTGTGCAGGAAGGAGTGATGTGTTTTATGGTACACTTGAGTTTGTTACCGATGTAGACAGCACATTTGAGTACAGCAATAATTTCTTTTTACCATTATCTTTCAAATACCTTTTAAGAGACTATACTCTTGACGGAACAGATGTATTGGGAGAAACGGTAAGAACTATCAATTTTACATTAGAGGAAGACTTACCTAATGCAAAGTTTTTCCTTATAACTTCTAATCACGGTGCTAATTCAGGAGGTGAGGAGTATATCAGGAGATGGCATTATATTTATCTTGATGATGAGGAAATATTCAGTTATAAACCGGGAGGATTGTCTTGTGAACCTTTTAGGGAATATAATACTCAGCCAAACGGTATTTACGGCTCAAGCCCGATGACAGCTTCACAGTGGGCATCTTTCAGTAACTGGTGCCCCGGAGATAAAATCCCTATTCGTGTTATAGAATTAGGTGACTTATCAGCTGGAGAGCACTCTTTTAAAATAGATGTACCGGATGCTGTATTTAACGGAGATCAGGGTGAATTCCCTATGTCAGTTTATCTTCAGGGATTCAGCGTTACTTTAGATACAAATGATTTTAATTCACTGGACTTCAGCTTAACACCAAACCCGGTAAATAACATTCTTAATATAAATGTACAGGATACTGATGTTGACAAAGTGATTGTAGCATCTGTAACCGGACAAACCGTTTTTGAATCTAGTGAGCCAATCCTTGACCTTTCAAGCCTTCAAAGCGGTATCTACATTGTAAAAATACAGTTTACTAACAACCAAACTGCTGTACAAAAGATAGTTAAGAATTAACATCTGTTAAAATAGTTTAGACGGCGTAAATATTATTTTTATTTAGTCTAAATAGTTTTAATTTTGCACCAAACTATAACCAAAATACCCAATCATTATGAAAACCAACTTCACAAAAAGAGTTGCCATATATACCAAAAGTATGGCTTCAAAATTCATAAGAAAAAACTATGCCCCTTCTTTGCTGGGAATATTTTTACTTGTTGCAGGGCAGGCCACTGCTCAGGAATACTGTACACCTCAGTTTACATCAACAGCAGGATTAACCTGTGATAATTACAGGCTTAGAAATGTAGTAATAGGAGACATTAATAACGATGTAACAGGTGCAGCCTGTTCCGTTTCCGATTATCTTTCATTAAGTACTACACATGCTCCGGGTGAGACTGTAGATTTTTCTATTACTATAGGCAACTATATGTCTTTTGCTATCTATGCAGATTTTAATCTGGATGGTGATTTTAATGACGCTAACGAAATGCTGTTTGCGGGTCATCCGGACTGGCTTACTACAGTTGAAACCGTAACATCTACTTTTGATATTCCGACAGATACAGAACCTGGTACCTACCGTATGAGAGTAGTAGGTATTTGGGGTGATAATCCGGAGAATCCTCCTATTACAGAAGGTCAGGCATGTGCTACTTTTGTTAGGGAAGGTAACGGTAACTATCATGACTATACTCTAGTGGTAGGTGAGGCTGCCGCTACATATAATGCAGCTGTTACCATTACTTCGGGTTTTAACCACGATATTATTGCAAATGGTGTAGGTAATGCATCTCAAAGTACCACAATGAGTTTTGACCAAACCAATACACGTGCACTGGTATCGTTAGATTTTCAGGCAACCTCAGGAGCTTCTTTCCCAACTTACGGATTACCTGCTAACGGTGAGATTACTAGTGCGGTTACTACTGATGTTACTTTCCAGCTTGCAGATTATTCAGGTAATAATGCACTTTTCCTTACACCGGATTATGTAGGTACAGGAACAAATACAGGTACACTGGCGTTTTCGGCTCAAAATGTAACCGATTTATATTTTCTTGCCGGATGTGCAGGCGGAGGCATGCAAACATTACCTTTTACGGCTACGGTAAACTTTAGTGATGAGACCAGTCAGACAGCAAGCCTTATGGTAAACGACTGGTATAATGGTACAGGTTCTGCTATTCAGGGTATTGGAAGGATAAATACAAGCAACAACAACCTTGAAGGTGATGCTTCAAACCCAAGACTATATGAAATTACTTTAGCAATAGACGAAGAGAACCAGGAAAAAACAGTTACCGGCATTACTTTTACTTTTAATGGCGATAGTACTGCTGAATGGGCTAGTGAGATTCGTATGTCAATATTAGCAGTGAATATAACAGCTACAGAAGCTCCTGCTTCGGCCGAGTGTGTGTTTACCCCGCTATCATTAACAGGCTTTAATCACGATGTGGTGGCCGAAGGTACAGGAGGTGATGCAAACGATAAAACAACACATCCTATAGACGGTGCTAATGCCTTTTACGCTCAGGATTTTGTTCCTACGAACCCTCATAGTTCAGGGGCAAGTGCCGCTGCTTACGGAGGAGGGCTTCCAAACAATGGGATGGTATCAAGTAGTGCAACTGAAGGTTTAACCTACCAGTTAACATCTTATTCTGAAAATAACGGACTTGTACTAAGAAATACTACAAGTAATACAGGTACCCTTGAACTTACCGAACAGAAAAAAGCTGAGAGGGTTTATGTTGCATGGGTAAGTGCAGAAGGTGCTAACAGTGTGGATGTTCAGGTTAATTTTGCTGATGGCTCTTCACAAACTTTTGCAGGTCAAAACGCTACAGACTGGTGGTCTACAAGTCCTGATGCCAGTACGGTTGCAATGGGAAGCTTAGGTAGAATATCTGTTATTACTACAGCAGCTTGGGCTCCGTTAAACAGCTTTAGCGGACTTACGCAAACTCAGCTTTTCCAAACTGAATTTACACTTAACGAAGAGAATTATAATAAGCTTATAAGCTCTGTTACATTTACAAAAGCAACTTCTTCTAATGATGCTACAACAACTGCCGTAATCGCTATAAGTATTTGTGAAACACAGTCTGATGTTGTAGAGACATCAGTAGTTGTTACCACTCAGGATGATGCACTTCCTGAAATTACAGAAAATGAGGGTACGCTTCAGTTAATAGCGACTGTTACTCCGGAAGAAGAAACTGTACTTTGGACGGTAGAACAGGGAACTGAATATGCTTTTGTTGATGAAAACGGATTAGTAACTGCTATTGCAGACGGTACAGTAGTAGTTAGGGCTACACTTTCTTCGGATGATACAGTATATGATGAAATTGAAATAACAGTTTCTAACCAGAATATTGATGTTACAGCTATTGAAGTTGTTGTTGAAAATGATGCCGAACCTACTATTACAGAAGAAAACGGGACATTACAGCTTTTAGCGGTAATTACTCCGGAAGACGCTACAGTTACAGATGTTACTTGGAGCGTAGAGGAAGGTACTGATTTTGTTTATGTAGATGAAAACGGACTTGTAACAGCTTTGGCTAGTGGTACAGCTACGGTAAGAGCTACTTCTGCAGACAATGCTGAGGTTTATGGCGAACTGGAAGTGGTTGTTACTATTGAAGCATTAGGTACTATCGATTTTAATACTACAACATTTACTGTATATCCAAACCCTGTATCTTCAGTTTTATACATAAATGCTAACAGTAATGTTAACGAAGTAAAAGTATATAATATGCTGGGTCAGGAAGTTTACACTGGAACTTCAAACGAAATAAACCTTCAGGATCTTCAGGCAGGATATTATGTTGTAAAAGTGCGTTTTGAAAATAATACTCTGGCTACTTCAAAAATACTAAAGAACTAATCTTAACTAAACTATAGCTGTGTCAGTTTCCCTTCAGGATATTCTGCCTGAGGGGCTGCACAGTGATTTTATTTCTTTAGGAAAAAGAAACGCTATGCACATAATTAACTACAAACAATAAAATCGTATGAAA
Proteins encoded:
- a CDS encoding peptide-N-glycosidase F-related protein — translated: MSKITFFENLKNAMKFLIVSLLLNCTAKMNAQQTITVFDEVLFYDGYAETVDEPVPAGVFRLSNSCFTRKLTDEELALFGNKLTMNITIKAACDNYDRIGNANIALVPKGQESYNYGEVERVEIARYITPFMNKNIQPDEVPYTFDMDNVALLFQDPVILADYDIWIELELFGVPYAANQQVSGCAGRSDVFYGTLEFVTDVDSTFEYSNNFFLPLSFKYLLRDYTLDGTDVLGETVRTINFTLEEDLPNAKFFLITSNHGANSGGEEYIRRWHYIYLDDEEIFSYKPGGLSCEPFREYNTQPNGIYGSSPMTASQWASFSNWCPGDKIPIRVIELGDLSAGEHSFKIDVPDAVFNGDQGEFPMSVYLQGFSVTLDTNDFNSLDFSLTPNPVNNILNINVQDTDVDKVIVASVTGQTVFESSEPILDLSSLQSGIYIVKIQFTNNQTAVQKIVKN
- a CDS encoding Ig-like domain-containing protein, producing MKTNFTKRVAIYTKSMASKFIRKNYAPSLLGIFLLVAGQATAQEYCTPQFTSTAGLTCDNYRLRNVVIGDINNDVTGAACSVSDYLSLSTTHAPGETVDFSITIGNYMSFAIYADFNLDGDFNDANEMLFAGHPDWLTTVETVTSTFDIPTDTEPGTYRMRVVGIWGDNPENPPITEGQACATFVREGNGNYHDYTLVVGEAAATYNAAVTITSGFNHDIIANGVGNASQSTTMSFDQTNTRALVSLDFQATSGASFPTYGLPANGEITSAVTTDVTFQLADYSGNNALFLTPDYVGTGTNTGTLAFSAQNVTDLYFLAGCAGGGMQTLPFTATVNFSDETSQTASLMVNDWYNGTGSAIQGIGRINTSNNNLEGDASNPRLYEITLAIDEENQEKTVTGITFTFNGDSTAEWASEIRMSILAVNITATEAPASAECVFTPLSLTGFNHDVVAEGTGGDANDKTTHPIDGANAFYAQDFVPTNPHSSGASAAAYGGGLPNNGMVSSSATEGLTYQLTSYSENNGLVLRNTTSNTGTLELTEQKKAERVYVAWVSAEGANSVDVQVNFADGSSQTFAGQNATDWWSTSPDASTVAMGSLGRISVITTAAWAPLNSFSGLTQTQLFQTEFTLNEENYNKLISSVTFTKATSSNDATTTAVIAISICETQSDVVETSVVVTTQDDALPEITENEGTLQLIATVTPEEETVLWTVEQGTEYAFVDENGLVTAIADGTVVVRATLSSDDTVYDEIEITVSNQNIDVTAIEVVVENDAEPTITEENGTLQLLAVITPEDATVTDVTWSVEEGTDFVYVDENGLVTALASGTATVRATSADNAEVYGELEVVVTIEALGTIDFNTTTFTVYPNPVSSVLYINANSNVNEVKVYNMLGQEVYTGTSNEINLQDLQAGYYVVKVRFENNTLATSKILKN